In Rhizobium sp. SSA_523, a single genomic region encodes these proteins:
- a CDS encoding glutathione S-transferase family protein: protein MIEILNFSFGPYPQRVNIYLAEKQPRGVAVKLYAEPDRLTNSPPPEIRSLNPMGSFPMLRDADGTVIGQSLAILDYIEDKIPRPNLRGNTPAARAKVNQLVQMFDEALTFFGLWARHGSALGEGAARSSHEVAEICAERYFEQLRLIETLIGDEPFIAGQHVTLADCVAMATLQYARDFYDVPIPLECAKLQMWFDSFIQRPSAKRPTYPEQQRSKAFGLMKQTGFCL from the coding sequence GTGATCGAAATCCTCAATTTCTCCTTTGGGCCTTATCCCCAACGGGTCAACATTTACTTGGCAGAGAAGCAGCCTCGGGGTGTGGCCGTAAAGCTCTATGCGGAGCCGGATAGGCTCACTAACTCACCCCCGCCAGAGATCAGGTCCCTCAATCCCATGGGATCGTTCCCAATGTTGAGGGATGCCGATGGCACCGTGATTGGGCAATCACTGGCGATCCTCGACTACATTGAAGACAAGATACCCCGTCCGAATCTGCGCGGGAACACACCAGCTGCACGGGCAAAGGTCAACCAACTCGTTCAGATGTTCGATGAGGCCCTGACTTTCTTCGGCCTTTGGGCTCGCCACGGAAGTGCACTCGGGGAAGGCGCGGCACGCTCCAGCCACGAAGTTGCGGAAATCTGCGCTGAGCGGTATTTTGAGCAGTTGCGGCTCATCGAAACGTTGATTGGTGATGAACCGTTTATCGCCGGTCAGCACGTTACGCTAGCGGACTGCGTCGCGATGGCTACGCTGCAATACGCGAGAGATTTCTACGATGTGCCGATCCCTCTGGAGTGCGCTAAGCTACAGATGTGGTTCGATAGCTTCATCCAGCGCCCCAGCGCCAAGCGGCCAACCTATCCTGAGCAGCAGCGAAGCAAAGCATTTGGCTTGATGAAGCAGACAGGATTTTGCCTATGA
- a CDS encoding Rrf2 family transcriptional regulator — MNKDTRLSDVLHVLLHMAKVNEPVTSEVLARSMGTNPAVFRRTMAGLRRAGHVKSGKGHGGGWQLARPIEQITLLSVYDALEQPNLFAIGSRNRHPSCLIEQNVNLALAETMLRAEKLLLDRFGQVTLDQLMPSQAEPKPMGNTDKPRPSP, encoded by the coding sequence GTGAACAAGGACACGAGGCTGTCAGATGTGCTACATGTGCTGTTGCATATGGCAAAGGTGAATGAGCCGGTCACCTCGGAGGTGCTGGCTCGGAGCATGGGCACAAATCCGGCCGTGTTTCGCAGAACCATGGCAGGCCTGCGGCGGGCAGGTCACGTCAAATCCGGCAAAGGGCATGGCGGCGGCTGGCAGTTAGCGCGACCCATTGAACAGATTACTCTGCTCTCCGTCTACGACGCACTTGAACAGCCGAACCTCTTTGCCATCGGTTCTCGCAACCGCCACCCCTCCTGTCTGATTGAGCAGAATGTCAACCTCGCACTCGCAGAAACGATGCTTCGAGCCGAAAAGCTGCTCCTCGACAGGTTTGGCCAAGTAACCTTGGATCAACTCATGCCCTCACAGGCAGAGCCAAAACCAATGGGCAACACAGATAAACCGCGTCCATCCCCATAA
- a CDS encoding class I SAM-dependent methyltransferase: protein MSGDANPFLNPAAVADYAAETPRKVPGLADLHKMAALLIAEQALGAANVLVVGAGGGLEIRGMAEIRPHWRFTGVDPSPAMLDIARQTTSRFAKRTHLVCGTAVDAPAGPFDGAVCLLTLHFLALRERLETLQEIRRRLKPGGVFVAAHHTEIDGQAQTWLARSATFAAGLGLLPAQAAASARAMAERLPLLSPHQEEACFREAGFRKPSLFYAALSFRGWVMVA, encoded by the coding sequence ATGAGTGGTGACGCCAACCCATTTCTCAATCCCGCGGCAGTGGCCGACTATGCCGCAGAGACGCCGCGTAAGGTGCCCGGGCTTGCAGACCTTCACAAAATGGCAGCGCTGCTAATTGCCGAACAGGCACTTGGGGCGGCGAATGTTCTCGTTGTGGGCGCTGGCGGCGGTTTGGAAATCAGAGGCATGGCTGAGATCCGGCCGCACTGGCGGTTTACCGGTGTTGATCCGTCTCCCGCTATGCTGGACATCGCCCGCCAAACCACATCGCGTTTCGCGAAGCGGACGCACCTAGTTTGCGGAACGGCGGTGGATGCACCCGCCGGTCCTTTCGATGGGGCAGTGTGCCTCCTGACCCTGCATTTCTTAGCTTTGCGGGAGCGGCTGGAGACGCTCCAGGAGATCCGCAGGCGACTTAAACCGGGCGGTGTTTTCGTTGCCGCACATCACACAGAAATCGATGGACAAGCGCAAACTTGGTTGGCGCGGTCTGCGACATTTGCCGCAGGCTTGGGTTTACTGCCTGCCCAAGCCGCCGCCTCCGCCCGAGCGATGGCCGAGCGACTGCCGCTGCTTTCGCCCCATCAGGAAGAAGCTTGCTTCCGCGAAGCGGGCTTCCGGAAACCTAGTTTGTTCTACGCTGCTCTTTCGTTTCGTGGCTGGGTCATGGTCGCCTGA
- a CDS encoding DUF305 domain-containing protein produces the protein MKDNDMYQFQGRRRANLFAAGSFLLATAGTLVPSGASAHVKWFEAYEVAAKPVPILTTLSLPYFWLGLLLVLGFFLATTLLERRQPGLLALKSLDAATSGLRTHADHFLLSVLAAFFVSLFAVGGTYLTPDLKTQSELVPWAQIVIAALIPMRRTRPIAAVAIVVLWLFTLRDYDLFHLFDYLALGLGLAGYLLLSGLPDGKWHDRRFGVLRWGIALALTWSSMEKFMYPQWFMPLLEEKPFLAFGIPFGPYTTMSGVAEFTLGFGLLWTPLVRRLSAFALFALMFAAVYPFGRVDMIGHATILASLLIVVADPQRANALEVAPKGRAATIMVPAGLAAALAITMISYAGLHNVIYDRASGQIAALLRAETMAPAKTIGAAPGAFWRGNEHYHGDAGTSSAPGAGAAAAMMEQMNAMHEATSRVSVSGDVSRDFVALMVPHHQAAIDMARTYLESGSDPKLRQLAEHIIADQEAEIAQMKAMFPAEAAAMPSHH, from the coding sequence ATGAAGGACAACGATATGTATCAATTCCAAGGAAGGCGCAGAGCTAATCTGTTCGCAGCGGGAAGCTTCCTGCTGGCGACAGCGGGCACGTTGGTGCCGTCAGGCGCATCAGCTCATGTGAAGTGGTTCGAAGCCTATGAGGTCGCGGCCAAGCCGGTCCCGATCCTGACTACCCTCTCCCTACCGTACTTCTGGCTGGGCCTGCTACTTGTGCTCGGCTTCTTCCTGGCCACAACGCTCCTGGAGCGCAGGCAGCCGGGCTTGCTCGCGCTCAAGAGCCTGGACGCTGCCACCTCGGGGCTGCGTACGCACGCCGACCACTTCCTGCTCAGCGTGCTGGCGGCGTTCTTCGTGTCGCTGTTCGCCGTCGGCGGGACCTACCTCACGCCGGACCTGAAAACGCAGTCGGAACTGGTTCCTTGGGCTCAGATCGTGATAGCGGCCCTGATCCCCATGCGCCGCACCCGACCGATCGCGGCGGTTGCGATCGTCGTCCTGTGGCTTTTCACGCTGCGCGACTACGACCTGTTCCACCTGTTCGACTATCTGGCGCTCGGACTTGGCCTCGCCGGCTACCTTCTCCTTTCGGGCTTGCCAGACGGCAAGTGGCATGACCGTCGCTTCGGCGTGTTGAGGTGGGGAATCGCCCTCGCCTTGACCTGGTCTAGCATGGAAAAGTTCATGTACCCCCAGTGGTTCATGCCGCTCCTCGAGGAGAAGCCGTTCCTGGCCTTCGGCATCCCATTCGGCCCCTATACGACGATGTCGGGCGTTGCCGAGTTCACTTTAGGTTTCGGCTTACTCTGGACACCGCTGGTCCGCCGGCTGTCGGCATTCGCTCTCTTCGCGCTGATGTTCGCGGCAGTCTATCCGTTCGGCCGGGTCGACATGATTGGCCACGCGACAATCTTGGCGTCGCTGCTGATCGTGGTCGCCGATCCTCAGCGCGCTAATGCGCTTGAGGTTGCGCCTAAAGGCCGTGCTGCCACCATCATGGTACCCGCCGGACTGGCTGCCGCGCTCGCCATCACCATGATATCCTACGCGGGGTTGCACAATGTGATCTACGACCGCGCCAGCGGCCAGATTGCAGCGCTGCTACGAGCTGAAACCATGGCTCCGGCCAAAACCATCGGAGCCGCCCCCGGCGCGTTCTGGCGCGGAAACGAGCACTATCATGGCGACGCCGGGACAAGCAGCGCACCGGGCGCAGGAGCGGCAGCTGCCATGATGGAGCAGATGAACGCCATGCACGAAGCCACCAGCCGCGTAAGTGTCTCAGGCGACGTAAGCCGCGACTTCGTTGCCCTGATGGTGCCGCACCACCAGGCCGCGATCGACATGGCACGTACCTATCTCGAAAGCGGAAGCGATCCGAAGCTGCGTCAGCTGGCGGAGCACATTATCGCAGATCAGGAAGCTGAAATCGCGCAGATGAAGGCCATGTTCCCTGCGGAAGCCGCCGCTATGCCCTCGCATCATTGA
- a CDS encoding SDR family oxidoreductase, whose amino-acid sequence MTNVQDKIVLITGASSGIGQETARVLASAGATVVLGARRTDRLEELSNDIIAAGGKAIYKDLDVTSRDSFESFAASALKAFGRIDVIINNAGIMPLSPMASLKVAEWDRMIDVNIKGVLYGIAAVLPVMNEQGSGQIINVSSIGGLAVSPTAAVYCATKYAVRAISDGLRQENEKLRVTCVYPGVVESELADSITDPVAAEAMNSYRQIALKPAAIAKAILHVISQPDDVDTSEIVVRPTASV is encoded by the coding sequence ATGACGAATGTGCAGGATAAGATCGTCCTTATTACCGGTGCCAGCAGCGGTATCGGCCAGGAAACGGCTCGGGTGCTAGCCAGCGCTGGTGCCACAGTCGTTCTTGGTGCGCGGCGCACTGATCGTCTCGAAGAGCTTTCTAATGATATCATCGCAGCCGGCGGCAAGGCCATTTACAAAGACCTTGACGTCACCTCCCGCGACAGCTTTGAGAGTTTCGCCGCCTCGGCCCTAAAGGCTTTTGGACGGATCGATGTCATCATCAACAATGCGGGGATCATGCCGCTTTCGCCCATGGCGTCGTTGAAGGTCGCAGAATGGGATCGGATGATCGACGTCAATATCAAAGGCGTGCTGTATGGCATCGCGGCCGTGCTGCCGGTGATGAATGAGCAGGGATCGGGCCAGATCATCAATGTCTCCTCGATTGGCGGACTTGCCGTGTCCCCGACCGCCGCCGTTTACTGCGCCACCAAATACGCAGTTCGGGCAATCTCAGATGGATTGCGCCAGGAGAACGAAAAGCTCCGTGTCACCTGCGTTTATCCCGGTGTTGTGGAGTCCGAGCTGGCTGACAGCATTACAGATCCGGTGGCAGCCGAAGCCATGAATAGCTATCGCCAAATAGCATTGAAGCCCGCCGCAATCGCCAAGGCAATCCTTCATGTCATCAGCCAACCTGACGATGTCGACACCAGCGAAATCGTTGTTCGTCCCACGGCAAGTGTATGA
- a CDS encoding methyl-accepting chemotaxis protein: MRITDFSINKRLWLAIMFPLVAALTLASMELLDSWRSYRQMQTVAKVSENITAIGEMIHVLQSERGQSAGYIGSNGSADRTPLSTARQSTDAGLVRLPKLADAIASFENTELNRRWALSQQALQELPAKRQSIDNLSFNGKQSFDFYSGLIGELSALVSELSLQGVGSSIAAEMIGYNLLMQAKEIAGQERATGNGFITSRDVDPELVAPFARMAGAQNSLIDNFLALQQKELQSAYTSQLSIPALKEIEATRSSLIGTGSTAASDLSADRWFAATSQRIDAMKALERASLERLGNEARAIAASAFTRLGTVLILCIAGAILVIALSLFLAGTISRPLKALVSSMRRLAEGYLEPTGQSANRKDEVGDMVKAVEVFRLSAIRNRELELEAERAREQAEHDRVEMQIAAEAEAEARMNKATGTLAQALRKLAAGDLLCEVNEAFAPQFEDLRHDFNRSVVQLRQALVGVGQSVTTVTGGASEVSSASDDLSRRTEQQAASLEETAAALEQITANVTATSKRSDLARSVTKSARERASRSGEVVRNAVAAMDKIEQASSQISQIIGVIDQIAFQTNLLALNAGVEAARAGEAGKGFAVVAQEVRELAQRSAQAAREISGLIGNSELAVRQGVELVSETGTGLAEIDELVQEAASHVDAIAIAAQEQAVGLSQVNVAVNHLDQSTQQNAAMVEEMSAAGAALASESVTLQGLLNSFVLTSSSSGQIVAERMRA; the protein is encoded by the coding sequence ATGCGCATCACCGACTTTTCGATCAACAAGCGCCTCTGGCTTGCGATCATGTTTCCTCTGGTTGCAGCCCTTACCCTTGCGTCGATGGAGCTTCTCGACTCGTGGCGCTCCTACCGGCAGATGCAGACCGTCGCTAAGGTGAGTGAGAACATCACGGCCATTGGCGAGATGATCCACGTCCTCCAGAGCGAGCGGGGGCAGAGTGCGGGATACATCGGATCAAACGGCAGCGCAGACCGAACGCCGCTGTCAACGGCGCGCCAATCGACCGATGCGGGTCTGGTAAGGCTGCCAAAGCTCGCTGACGCCATAGCCAGTTTCGAAAACACGGAACTGAACCGCCGCTGGGCCTTGTCACAACAAGCGCTTCAAGAGCTGCCCGCCAAAAGGCAATCCATCGACAACTTGTCCTTCAACGGTAAGCAGTCCTTTGACTTCTACAGTGGCCTGATTGGTGAACTCTCGGCCCTTGTATCCGAACTTTCTCTACAAGGTGTTGGATCGAGTATCGCGGCCGAAATGATCGGCTATAACCTGCTCATGCAGGCAAAGGAGATTGCAGGCCAGGAGCGCGCAACCGGGAACGGGTTCATCACGTCGCGCGACGTTGACCCCGAGCTTGTTGCCCCCTTTGCCCGCATGGCAGGCGCTCAAAATAGCCTGATAGACAACTTCCTCGCTCTACAGCAGAAGGAACTACAATCCGCCTACACTTCGCAACTCTCCATTCCTGCATTGAAGGAGATCGAAGCCACGCGGTCGTCCTTGATTGGGACGGGTTCGACAGCGGCCAGTGACTTGAGCGCTGATCGCTGGTTTGCAGCCACCAGTCAGCGTATTGACGCAATGAAGGCTCTGGAAAGGGCAAGCCTCGAGCGTCTCGGCAACGAGGCACGCGCCATCGCCGCAAGTGCATTCACCCGGCTCGGAACGGTTCTGATCCTTTGCATCGCCGGGGCCATTCTGGTTATCGCCTTGTCGCTGTTTCTGGCAGGAACAATCAGCCGTCCGCTGAAAGCGCTCGTCAGTTCCATGCGCAGATTGGCAGAGGGTTACCTCGAACCGACCGGGCAATCTGCCAACCGTAAGGACGAAGTCGGAGACATGGTCAAAGCGGTAGAAGTCTTCCGCCTTTCTGCGATCCGAAATCGCGAACTGGAGCTGGAGGCAGAGCGCGCACGCGAACAGGCCGAACACGACCGAGTTGAGATGCAGATCGCAGCGGAGGCAGAGGCCGAAGCCCGCATGAACAAGGCAACCGGCACACTGGCCCAGGCCTTGAGAAAGCTTGCTGCCGGCGACCTTCTTTGCGAGGTGAACGAGGCCTTTGCACCGCAATTCGAAGACCTTCGCCATGACTTCAATCGCTCGGTGGTGCAGTTGCGGCAAGCACTGGTTGGCGTCGGCCAATCCGTCACGACCGTCACCGGCGGAGCATCCGAGGTTTCTTCGGCATCGGATGACCTGTCGAGGCGCACCGAGCAGCAGGCGGCCTCGCTTGAAGAAACGGCCGCTGCACTCGAACAGATCACAGCGAATGTCACGGCCACTTCAAAACGCTCGGATTTGGCCCGAAGCGTAACGAAGAGCGCACGCGAAAGAGCAAGTCGATCCGGTGAAGTGGTACGAAACGCCGTGGCAGCGATGGACAAGATCGAGCAGGCATCGAGCCAGATCAGTCAAATTATTGGTGTGATCGACCAGATTGCCTTCCAGACAAACCTGCTCGCCCTCAATGCGGGCGTGGAGGCAGCCCGCGCCGGCGAGGCCGGCAAGGGATTTGCCGTGGTTGCCCAGGAAGTCCGGGAGCTCGCCCAGCGTTCGGCGCAGGCAGCCCGGGAAATCTCGGGGCTGATCGGCAATTCTGAATTGGCAGTTCGCCAGGGCGTCGAACTGGTCTCGGAGACAGGCACCGGACTGGCCGAGATTGACGAGCTCGTGCAGGAAGCGGCAAGTCACGTGGACGCCATCGCGATCGCAGCGCAGGAACAGGCAGTCGGTCTTTCACAGGTCAATGTCGCGGTGAACCATCTAGATCAATCGACACAGCAGAACGCAGCAATGGTGGAAGAGATGAGCGCTGCTGGCGCTGCCTTGGCCAGCGAAAGTGTAACTCTCCAGGGTTTGCTCAACTCGTTCGTATTGACCTCATCTTCTAGCGGTCAAATCGTAGCTGAAAGAATGAGGGCATAA